One window from the genome of Pseudoliparis swirei isolate HS2019 ecotype Mariana Trench chromosome 24, NWPU_hadal_v1, whole genome shotgun sequence encodes:
- the LOC130190026 gene encoding CDGSH iron-sulfur domain-containing protein 3, mitochondrial-like — protein MNTLVTKLDYKWIRLTLRRPWKTAATASKARLATLPPGPVVPSKKPFKVELVAGKRYSWCTCGHSSKQPFCDGAHRTKAPGRSPLRFVPEEDATLWLCGCKYSADPPYCDGTHKQDFIVSATLHEQADP, from the exons ATGAACACGTTGGTGACCAAATTAGATTACAAATGGATCCGTTTGACCCTGCGGCGACCTTGGAAAACAGCTGCGACGGCTTCCAAG GCCCGGCTCGCCACGCTCCCTCCAGGACCGGTCGTGCCCTCTAAGAAGCCCTTCAAGGTGGAGCTGGTGGCTGGAAAGCGTTACTCGTGGTGCACCTGTGGACACAGCAGCAAACAG CCTTTCTGCGACGGCGCCCACCGGACCAAAGCCCCGGGCCGGTCCCCGCTGCGCTTCGTCCCCGAGGAAGACGCCACGCTTTGGTTGTGTGGGTGCAAGTATTCAGCCGACCCGCCTTACTGCGACGGCACGCACAAGCAGGACTTCATTGTTTCCGCCACGTTGCACGAACAAGCGGACCCTTAA
- the LOC130190391 gene encoding CDGSH iron-sulfur domain-containing protein 3, mitochondrial-like, whose translation MNSSRFLVALRRGGTQSCRTAASSSTAQSTQPVAAARLPYRAKVSAGKRYAWCACGHSKKQPFCDGAHKSKAPSISPLRFTPDKDRTVMLCACKQTKGPPYCDGSHFKVIFQDLMKSIKGVFK comes from the exons ATGAACTCGAGCCGCTTCCTGGTCGCGCTGCGCAGAGGAGGGACGCAGAGCTGCAGGACGGCGGCTTCCTCGTCCACG GCCCAGTCCACGCAGCCTGTCGCTGCAGCTCGGCTGCCCTACAGAGCCAAGGTGTCTGCTGGGAAACGCTACGCCTGGTGCGCTTGTGGACACAGCAAGaaacag CCTTTTTGTGACGGGGCTCACAAGTCAAAAGCTCCGAGCATCTCTCCTCTGCGCTTCACGCCGGACAAAGACCGGACGGTCATGCTTTGTGCCTGTAAGCAAACCAAAGGTCCTCCGTACTGCGACGGCTCGCACTTCAAGGTCATCTTCCAGGATTTAATGAAGTCGATAAAGGGTGTCTTTAAATAA